Proteins found in one Sorghum bicolor cultivar BTx623 chromosome 1, Sorghum_bicolor_NCBIv3, whole genome shotgun sequence genomic segment:
- the LOC8062523 gene encoding uncharacterized protein LOC8062523 has protein sequence MERRHGFFAALREEVARGLSPARARRKSEAADLAAAALRFAGVVGGGEMLAPLMEGPDPEPSDGESGGACRGAARGRKEGWGHWVRGQFARAPSSAVAAAGAGALRNDLRMLLGVLGAPLAPVHVCATEPLPHLSVKDTPIETSSAQYILQQYLAASGGHKLLASLRNSYAMGKVRMVATEFETGGRLTKNRNAGRGGEPGRFVLWQMAPEMWYIELVVGGSKVHAGCNGKLVWRHTPWLGAHSATGPVRPLRRSLQGLDPLMTASMFARARCIGERKVNGEDCFILKLSTDTETLKARSEGHAEIIRHVTFGYFSQRTGLLAHIEDSHLTRIQSAAGGDAVYWETTISSFMEDYRPVDGIMIAHSGRSAVTLFRFGEVAMSHTKTRMEEVWSIEEVAFNVPGLSMDCFIPPTDIKSGSVGEAMELTHGERSRAGPPQGYCAKVAALEKAEEDKVAWGGGTVLESHN, from the exons ATGGAAAGGCGGCACGGCTTCTTCGCGGCGCTgcgggaggaggtggcgcgcgggCTGTCGCCGGCGCGGGCGCGCCGCAAGTCGGAGGCCGCGGAcctggccgccgccgcgctcAGGTTCGCCGGAGTGGTCGGCGGCGGCGAGATGCTGGCGCCGCTCATGGAGGGGCCCGATCCGGAGCCCAGCGACGGGGAGAGCGGCGGCGCCTGCCGAGGCGCCGCGCGCGGGAGGAAGGAAGGTTGGGGCCACTGGGTGCGCGGCCAGTTCGCGCGGGCCCCGTCCTCCGcggtcgccgccgccggggcCGGCGCGCTGCGCAACGACCTCAGGATGCTCCTCGGCGTCCTGGGAGCGCCGCTCGCGCCGGTCCACGTCTGCGCCACCGAGCCGCTCCCGCACCTCAGCGTCAAGGACACTCCCATC GAGACCTCATCGGCGCAGTACATCCTGCAGCAATACCTTGCGGCCTCCGGAGGGCACAAGCTTCTGGCCTCCCTGCGCAACTCCTACGCCATGGGCAAGGTGCGCATGGTGGCCACTGAGTTCGAGACCGGCGGCCGCCTCACCAAGAACCGCAATGCTGGACGCGGCGGCGAGCCTGGCCGCTTCGTGCTGTGGCAGATGGCCCCTGAGATGTGGTACATCGAGCTGGTTGTCGGTGGGAGCAAGGTGCACGCAGGGTGCAATGGCAAGCTCGTGTGGCGCCACACACCATGGCTTGGTGCCCATTCTGCCACGGGCCCTGTTCGCCCGCTTCGCCGTTCCCTTCAG GGCTTGGATCCATTGATGACGGCAAGCATGTTTGCTCGTGCCCGGTGCATTGGTGAGAGGAAGGTGAATGGGGAGGATTGCTTCATCCTGAAGCTGAGCACAGACACTGAGACCCTCAAGGCACGCAGCGAGGGCCATGCAGAGATTATCAGGCATGTCACGTTTGGGTACTTCAGCCAGAGGACTGGTCTTCTTGCCCACATTGAGGATTCACATCTGACCCGAATTCAGTCAGCTGCCGGAGGGGACGCGGTCTACTGGGAGACTACCATCAGCTCGTTCATGGAGGACTACCGTCCAGTGGATGGTATAATGATCGCGCATTCTGGGCGCTCGGCTGTGACCCTGTTCAGGTTTGGTGAGGTTGCCATGAGCCACACCAAGACTCGGATGGAGGAGGTGTGGAGCATTGAAGAGGTTGCATTCAACGTCCCAGGGCTGTCCATGGACTGCTTCATCCCGCCCACTGATATCAAGTCTGGATCTGTTGGTGAGGCCATGGAGCTTACTCATGGCGAGAGGAGCCGGGCTGGCCCTCCCCAAGGCTACTGCGCTAAAGTTGCTGCCCTGGAGAAAGCAGAAGAAGATAAAGTGGCATGGGGTGGTGGAACCGTACTCGAGAGTCACAACTGA